From Macaca mulatta isolate MMU2019108-1 chromosome 1, T2T-MMU8v2.0, whole genome shotgun sequence, the proteins below share one genomic window:
- the BCL10 gene encoding B-cell lymphoma/leukemia 10, giving the protein MEPTAPSLTEEDLTEVKKDALENLRVYLCEKIIAERHFDHLRAKKILSREDTEEISCRTSSRKRAGKLLDYLQENPKGLDTLVESIRREKTQNFLIQKITDEVLKLRNIKLEHLKGLKCSSCEPFPDGATNNLSRSNSNESNFSEKLRASTVMYHPEGESSTTPFFSTNSSLNLPVLEVGRTENTIFSSTTLPRPGDPGAPPLPPDLQLEEEGTCGNSSEMFLPLRSRTVSRQ; this is encoded by the exons gCCTTAGAAAATTTACGTGTATACTTGTGTGAGAAAATCATAGCTGAGAGACATTTTGATCATTTACGTGCAAAAAAAATACTCAGTAGAGAAGACACTGAAGAAATTTCTTGTCGAACATCAAGTAGAAAAAGGGCTGGAAAATTGTTAGACTACTTACAGGAAAACCCAAAAGGTCTAGACACCCTTGTTGAATCTATTCGGCGAGAAAAAACACAGAACTTCCTGATACAGAAGATTACAGATGAAGTGCTGAAACTTAGAAATATAAAACTAGAACATCTGAAAG GACTAAAATGTAGCAGCTGTGAACCTTTTCCAGATGGAGCCACGAACAACCTCTCCAGATCAAATTCAAATGAGAGTAATTTCTCTGAAAAACTGAGGGCATCCACTGTCATGTACCATCCAGAAGGAGAATCCAGCACGACGCCCTTTTTTTCCACTAATTCTTCGCtgaatttgcctgttctagaagTAGGCAGAACTGAAAATACCATCTTCTCTTCAACTACACTTCCCAGACCTGGGGACCCAGGGGCTCCTCCTTTGCCGCCAGACCTGCAGTTAGAAGAAGAAGGAACTTGTGGAAACTCTAGTGAGATGTTTCTTCCCTTAAGATCACGTACTGTTTCACGACAATGA